TGAAGGATCTAATTCAAAATCAGCTCTTATTAAAGTATCTGCGTAAGCAATAACTGCAGGTCCTGACAAAGAATCTTTAGCACACATAATAGCGTGTCCAGTTCCTAAAGGCAAATCTTGACGGTAAATAGAAGCCTTTGCTCCTAATCCTTTTGCTAAATCTTGAAGACTTGCAACCAAATCAGCACCAAAAAAAGCTTCATCGCCTAAAATAAAAGCAACTTCTTCAATTGGTTCTTTTAATATTTTAGCAATATCTTCTACTAAACGGTGAACTATAGATTTTCCAGCAACAGGAATTAATGGTTTTGGAACTGTTAAAGTATGAGGACGCAGTCTCGATCCGCGGCCTGCCATTGGGACGATTATTTTCATGTAATAAATATTTAATGTGTGAAGATTTAAAAATCTTCTGTTTGGTTAGTTCAAGTTTTAATTTATAAAATCAAGAGAAAATGCTACAGTAAAACTGAAAACTGTGACTGTAACTGAAAAACTTTTATTTTACTCCAGTACTGCCAAATCCTCCTGCTCCTCTTGATGTTTCAGAAAGTTCTTCTACTTCTATCCATTCCGCTCTTTCGTGTTTGGCAATAATTAATTGTGCGATTCGTTCTCCGTTTTCGATTACAAATTCCTCGTTTGATAAATTTACCAAAATCACTCCAATTTCACCTCTATAATCAGCATCGACAGTTCCTGGCGAATTTAATACTGTTACTCCTTTTTTGGCTGCCAGACCACTTCTTGGCCGTACTTGTGCTTCGTAACCAATTGGCAATTCAATAAAAAGTCCTGTTTTTACAATTGTTCTTTCTAATGGTTTTAACGTAATTGGTTCCAAAATATTGGCACGTAAATCCATTCCTGCAGAAGCAATGGTTTCGTAGTTTGGTAAATCGTGTTGTGATTTATTGATAATTTGTATTTTCATTTTGTATTATAAAGATTAAAAAAGCACATTTACTTTCTGTTCATGATTCCTTTAATTGTGTCTTTTTCGTTATGGTAAACAAAGTACATAAAGGCTAATAGTAACGGAATTCCAACAAAATAATTTTCTCTAAATCCATAAAATGAAATAGCCGAAAATAAAATGGAGATTCCTAAATAAGCCGAGATTTTATTCATGTCGTAAGGTATTGGATAATATTTATTACCCATAACATACGATATTAACATCATGCTTCCGTAAGCAGAAATAGTCGCAATTGCTGAACCGTAGTAACTGTATTTCGGAATTAAAAAATAGTTTAAAACCAAGGTAACAATTGCACCTACAATAGAAATGTAAGCTCCGATTTTGGTTTTGTCTGTCAGTTTATACCAAACCGATAAGTTGTTGTAAATTCCTAAAAAGAAGTTTGCCAGAATAATTAAAGGGACAACTTTCATAGCTTCCCAATATGATTTATTATCCAGCAATAAGAATTTTAAAACATCTGCAAAAACAATTACTCCTAATAAAATCAACGAACCAAAAATCACAAAATATTTAGTAATCACTGCATACGTTTGAGGCGCATTTTCATTTTTGGCGTGACTGAAAAAGAAAGGCTCAATTCCTAATCTGAATGCCGTTGCAAAAAGAACCATAAATAATCCTAATTTATAACAAGCTGAATAGGCTCCAACTTCAGATTTTGCAAGGTTTTCAGGAAGTAAATATCCTAATAAGATTTTATCGAAATGTTCGTTAACTGCAAAAGCAAGTCCGGCAACCAAAATTGGAAGTCCGTATTTCATCATTCTTTTCCAAAGCGCGACGTCAAATTTTCGTCCAAGCGAAAGATAATTTGGCGAAAGCACTATAAAAGTCGCTAAACTAGCTAGAAGATTTGCAATGAAGATATAGGCGATTTGGAAATTTTCGACATATAAATTATCCCAAATTGAATTTGGATTTGAAGCTGCCAGTTTTGGAAGATACA
This is a stretch of genomic DNA from Flavobacterium endoglycinae. It encodes these proteins:
- the dut gene encoding dUTP diphosphatase yields the protein MKIQIINKSQHDLPNYETIASAGMDLRANILEPITLKPLERTIVKTGLFIELPIGYEAQVRPRSGLAAKKGVTVLNSPGTVDADYRGEIGVILVNLSNEEFVIENGERIAQLIIAKHERAEWIEVEELSETSRGAGGFGSTGVK
- a CDS encoding lipopolysaccharide biosynthesis protein produces the protein MGLYKNLFKQTAIYGLATVLPRMLSFLLVRLYTGILPTAEYGEVSIVLSWMVFFNVVLSYGMETAFFRFYSAEEDKKNVIATSTISIFWSSIGFLFAALIFRNTLANWAEVDAQYITYSVWILVLDALVLVPFSKLRANQRPMVYAAIKIGNVVINLLLNIFFLMYLPKLAASNPNSIWDNLYVENFQIAYIFIANLLASLATFIVLSPNYLSLGRKFDVALWKRMMKYGLPILVAGLAFAVNEHFDKILLGYLLPENLAKSEVGAYSACYKLGLFMVLFATAFRLGIEPFFFSHAKNENAPQTYAVITKYFVIFGSLILLGVIVFADVLKFLLLDNKSYWEAMKVVPLIILANFFLGIYNNLSVWYKLTDKTKIGAYISIVGAIVTLVLNYFLIPKYSYYGSAIATISAYGSMMLISYVMGNKYYPIPYDMNKISAYLGISILFSAISFYGFRENYFVGIPLLLAFMYFVYHNEKDTIKGIMNRK